A window of the Candidatus Nitrosotalea okcheonensis genome harbors these coding sequences:
- a CDS encoding 3-dehydroquinate synthase II, protein MSKNRELIIAPKVSRGQLGKFLSEIEKEGIKMVSLDPSYLKGIKSKVSTVHTSTNSDYVIVDKITKIKGKKIGMRFKVLSNADIEKILYLAKTGLDFVIIEVNDWKIIPLENIIAKLHKIHTVVYAVANTPDEARKMFSILEIGVDGVIFSTDSINEVKETLVHLGTKNFELRPAKILEIKEVGNGERVCVDTASILGRGEGMLIGSRSNFLFLVHNESVGSSFTSPRPFRVNAGAVHCYTLSPDGTTNYLSELETGSEVLVINSHGKARRATVGRSKIESRPMLMIKAQIGDEVGGIIAQNAETIRFVRPNGHLVSVTHLKKGDIVLAYSKPATGRHFGMEVDDEYIVEK, encoded by the coding sequence TTGAGCAAAAATAGAGAATTAATCATAGCCCCAAAAGTTTCAAGGGGCCAGCTTGGCAAATTCTTGTCCGAGATAGAAAAAGAAGGGATCAAGATGGTAAGCCTAGACCCTTCTTATCTCAAAGGAATCAAATCAAAAGTGTCTACTGTACACACATCAACAAATTCAGACTATGTCATAGTTGACAAGATCACAAAAATCAAGGGTAAAAAAATAGGAATGAGATTCAAGGTTCTTTCAAACGCAGACATTGAAAAAATACTCTATCTTGCAAAGACAGGATTAGATTTTGTCATAATAGAGGTAAACGATTGGAAGATAATTCCACTTGAGAACATAATAGCAAAGTTGCACAAGATTCACACAGTTGTATATGCAGTAGCAAACACCCCTGACGAGGCCCGCAAGATGTTTTCAATATTGGAGATAGGTGTCGACGGCGTGATATTTTCAACGGATTCCATAAATGAAGTAAAAGAAACATTGGTGCATCTTGGAACAAAGAATTTTGAGCTAAGACCTGCCAAGATTTTGGAAATTAAAGAAGTAGGAAACGGAGAGCGTGTTTGTGTAGATACTGCATCAATCCTAGGACGGGGTGAGGGAATGCTAATTGGAAGCAGATCCAATTTTCTTTTCCTTGTGCACAATGAATCAGTTGGCTCGTCATTTACTTCCCCAAGACCTTTTAGAGTAAATGCTGGTGCAGTGCATTGCTATACTTTGTCACCAGATGGAACAACAAACTATTTGTCTGAGCTAGAGACAGGTTCAGAAGTTCTTGTGATTAATTCACACGGTAAGGCAAGAAGAGCTACTGTTGGTCGTTCCAAAATAGAAAGCAGACCAATGTTGATGATAAAGGCACAGATTGGAGATGAGGTAGGCGGCATCATTGCACAAAATGCAGAGACCATCAGGTTTGTGCGTCCAAATGGTCATCTTGTCTCAGTCACACACCTAAAGAAAGGAGATATTGTGCTAGCATATTCCAAGCCAGCAACTGGTAGACATTTCGGTATGGAAGTAGATGATGAGTACATTGTAGAAAAATAA
- a CDS encoding 2-amino-3,7-dideoxy-D-threo-hept-6-ulosonate synthase, translating into MVTGHQIRMNRILRNGKMLCIPMDHGISSGPLKGIEDPYALIYNCQHFGLTSVIINKGILKNLPRPTKIGLIVHFSGSTSLSVSPNRKMLTGSVEEALRLGADGVSLHINIGGKEEPEMIEQLGRIADDCHKWSMPLLAMMYPRGENVKNPHDPEIVGHVARIGAECGADIVKTLYTGDVDSFKKIVKSTPVPVVIAGGPKAKTDNDILQMTEEAMEAGAKGVTYGRNIFEHKDPGKMTHALSAIIFRKETAKEAAKYIEQK; encoded by the coding sequence ATGGTAACAGGCCACCAGATTCGAATGAATCGTATTTTGCGAAACGGTAAGATGCTCTGCATTCCCATGGACCATGGAATATCAAGCGGTCCACTCAAAGGAATCGAGGATCCTTATGCCTTGATTTACAATTGTCAACATTTCGGCCTTACATCAGTCATAATCAACAAAGGAATTCTCAAAAATCTACCAAGACCAACCAAAATTGGATTAATTGTACACTTTTCAGGCAGCACTTCCCTATCTGTATCTCCAAATAGAAAGATGTTGACAGGCTCAGTTGAAGAAGCGTTACGACTTGGTGCAGACGGAGTTTCTCTTCACATCAACATTGGGGGAAAAGAAGAACCGGAAATGATAGAACAGCTTGGCAGAATTGCCGATGACTGTCACAAATGGAGCATGCCGCTTTTGGCAATGATGTATCCAAGAGGTGAGAATGTTAAAAATCCACACGACCCAGAGATAGTAGGCCATGTTGCAAGAATTGGAGCAGAATGTGGTGCAGATATTGTAAAAACACTTTACACTGGAGATGTCGATTCATTCAAGAAAATAGTCAAGAGTACACCAGTACCAGTAGTCATAGCTGGAGGTCCAAAGGCAAAGACTGACAATGACATATTGCAGATGACAGAAGAGGCAATGGAAGCAGGAGCAAAGGGAGTGACATATGGACGAAACATCTTTGAGCACAAGGATCCAGGCAAGATGACTCATGCTCTTTCTGCAATAATATTTAGAAAAGAAACAGCAAAGGAAGCAGCGAAGTATATTGAGCAAAAATAG